In Bacillus sp. NP247, one DNA window encodes the following:
- a CDS encoding ectonucleotide pyrophosphatase/phosphodiesterase, whose product MDKALTNHVIILSFDCLSALDFPILQKLPNFQTLIKRGAIAKKVEPIYPSVTYPSHSTIVTGNYPNKHGVVSNTLLQPGRESPDWHWYRKSIKGTTLYDEARKANLTTAALLWPVTGRANIDYNLPEIFPNRPWQNQILVSLFSGSPLYQLDLNRRFGHIRNGLSQPELDDFVLASAVHTIQTKKPNVMFVHFTDLDTQRHYHGFESEETVAAIHRHDERLGKIIHELKESGIYEESTIIALGDHSALSENKAIQLNVLFRQKGLISVNKSGKLLDWKAYCQSCDGSAYVHVKDKNDTETIKEIQLLLEGLLQDKQNGIEFILHDEDAKERGADGNCLFMLEAMEGYYFIENYTGDFIKEITKKDVTSSKKYTFGTHGYSPTKPNYETIFMAAGKGIQSGVTIPYMRLIDEGPTIARLLGLHLGETDGAIVEDLLQL is encoded by the coding sequence ATGGATAAAGCATTAACAAATCACGTCATTATTTTATCTTTCGACTGCTTATCAGCTTTAGATTTTCCTATATTACAAAAACTACCTAATTTCCAAACTTTAATAAAAAGGGGCGCGATTGCGAAAAAAGTGGAGCCAATTTATCCTTCTGTAACATATCCAAGCCACTCAACAATCGTAACCGGTAATTATCCTAATAAGCATGGCGTTGTCAGCAATACATTACTTCAACCAGGACGTGAGTCACCAGATTGGCATTGGTATCGAAAGTCCATTAAAGGAACAACTTTATATGATGAAGCACGCAAAGCAAATTTAACGACAGCAGCCCTTCTATGGCCTGTTACTGGAAGAGCAAATATCGATTACAATTTACCAGAAATTTTTCCAAATAGACCGTGGCAAAATCAAATTTTAGTTTCATTATTTAGCGGTAGCCCGCTATATCAATTAGATTTAAATCGTCGCTTCGGCCATATACGAAATGGATTGTCACAGCCTGAGCTTGATGATTTCGTCCTTGCTTCTGCCGTACATACAATTCAGACGAAAAAGCCTAATGTTATGTTTGTACATTTTACTGATTTAGACACTCAAAGACATTACCATGGCTTCGAGTCCGAGGAAACAGTAGCTGCAATCCATAGACACGACGAACGCCTTGGAAAAATTATTCATGAATTAAAAGAAAGCGGGATATACGAAGAAAGTACAATTATTGCACTTGGCGACCATAGCGCTTTAAGTGAAAACAAAGCAATCCAATTAAATGTCCTATTCCGTCAAAAAGGACTTATATCCGTAAATAAAAGTGGAAAGTTACTAGATTGGAAAGCTTATTGCCAAAGCTGTGATGGATCTGCCTACGTACATGTAAAAGATAAAAATGATACTGAAACGATTAAAGAGATTCAACTTCTTCTTGAAGGGCTTCTTCAGGATAAACAAAATGGAATTGAATTTATTCTGCACGATGAAGATGCAAAAGAACGTGGTGCTGATGGTAATTGCTTGTTTATGCTAGAAGCCATGGAAGGTTATTACTTCATTGAAAATTATACAGGTGATTTCATAAAAGAAATTACTAAAAAGGATGTTACTTCTAGTAAGAAATATACATTTGGAACACACGGATATTCCCCAACAAAACCTAACTATGAAACAATTTTTATGGCTGCTGGGAAAGGCATTCAAAGTGGCGTTACAATCCCGTATATGAGACTGATTGATGAAGGTCCCACTATTGCTAGGTTACTCGGTTTGCACTTAGGTGAAACAGACGGAGCAATTGTAGAGGATTTACTTCAATTGTAA
- a CDS encoding TerD family protein, whose protein sequence is MPIILEKGQKIDLTKGQPRVAKLQVGLGWDPIGQSGGFLSSLFGSKPNVDCDASVVMLEGDHFLNKNDLVYFGNKLSTCGSIIHSGDNLTGEGAGDDETIFVELHKVPSRINRLVFVVNIYDCVNRRQDFGMIRNAYIRIQNPQTGEELARYNLSDNYAGKTTLIAGEMYRDGNEWKFSAVGEGTQDKNLSEIVSRYQ, encoded by the coding sequence ATGCCTATTATTTTAGAAAAAGGTCAAAAGATCGATTTAACGAAAGGACAACCGAGAGTAGCAAAACTGCAGGTTGGCTTGGGCTGGGACCCAATTGGGCAATCAGGTGGGTTTCTGTCTTCATTATTTGGAAGTAAACCGAATGTAGATTGTGATGCATCTGTTGTTATGTTAGAAGGGGATCATTTTTTAAACAAAAACGATTTAGTTTACTTCGGAAACAAGCTTTCTACTTGTGGTAGTATTATTCATTCAGGAGATAATTTAACAGGTGAAGGCGCTGGTGATGACGAAACAATTTTCGTAGAATTGCATAAAGTTCCGAGCCGTATTAATCGTTTAGTATTCGTTGTAAATATTTATGACTGTGTAAATCGCCGTCAAGATTTCGGGATGATTCGTAATGCATATATTCGTATTCAAAACCCGCAAACTGGTGAAGAATTAGCACGCTATAATTTATCGGATAATTATGCTGGCAAAACGACTCTAATTGCAGGTGAAATGTATCGAGACGGAAACGAATGGAAGTTTTCAGCAGTTGGAGAAGGAACACAAGATAAAAACTTAAGTGAGATTGTATCACGTTACCAATAA
- the proS gene encoding proline--tRNA ligase gives MVKEQVQAITKMEEDFAQWYTDIVKKAELVDYSSVKGCMILRPYGYALWENMQKVMDEKLKESGHENVYMPMFIPESLLQKEKDHVEGFAPEVAWVTHGGDEKLAERLCVRPTSETLFCEHFSKIVQSYNDLPKLYNQWCSVVRWEKTTRPFLRTTEFLWQEGHTIHETAEESQIETLNILNLYAAFCEEYLAIPVIKGQKTEKEKFAGAEATYTIESLMHDGKALQTGTSHNFGTNFSEAFDIKFLDRNGKWQYVHQTSWGVSTRMIGGLIMVHSDNNGLVMPPKVAPLQVVIVPIAQHKEGVLEKATELQGRIQKVARVKIDASNKTPGWKFNEYEMKGIPIRLEVGPKDIEKNQVVLVRRDTKEKEFISMDQLEERIPSLLEEIHHSLFNKAKVFRDENTYSVTNFEEMKKAADEKQGFIKAMWCGELACEEKLKEEVGVSSRCMPFEQEHLAGECICCSKEAKHMVYWGKAY, from the coding sequence ATGGTAAAAGAACAAGTACAAGCCATTACGAAGATGGAAGAAGACTTTGCTCAGTGGTATACCGATATTGTAAAAAAAGCGGAGCTTGTTGATTATTCAAGTGTGAAAGGTTGTATGATTTTACGTCCATACGGTTATGCATTATGGGAAAATATGCAGAAAGTGATGGATGAAAAATTAAAAGAATCTGGTCATGAAAATGTGTACATGCCAATGTTTATTCCAGAGAGTTTATTACAAAAAGAGAAAGATCATGTTGAAGGATTTGCTCCTGAAGTAGCATGGGTTACTCATGGTGGGGATGAAAAGTTAGCGGAAAGGCTTTGTGTACGCCCTACATCTGAAACTTTGTTCTGTGAGCATTTTTCAAAAATTGTTCAATCATATAATGATTTACCAAAGTTATATAACCAGTGGTGTTCAGTAGTTCGTTGGGAGAAGACGACGAGACCATTCCTTCGTACAACTGAATTTTTATGGCAAGAAGGTCATACGATTCATGAAACGGCAGAAGAATCTCAAATTGAAACATTAAATATTTTAAATCTATATGCTGCTTTTTGTGAAGAGTATTTAGCGATTCCGGTTATTAAAGGGCAAAAAACAGAAAAAGAAAAGTTTGCAGGAGCGGAGGCAACTTATACGATTGAAAGTTTAATGCATGATGGAAAAGCACTTCAAACAGGAACATCTCATAACTTTGGAACGAACTTCTCAGAAGCGTTTGATATTAAGTTTTTAGATCGTAATGGTAAGTGGCAATACGTACACCAAACATCTTGGGGTGTATCAACAAGAATGATAGGTGGACTTATTATGGTTCATAGCGATAATAACGGACTTGTAATGCCGCCAAAAGTTGCACCATTACAAGTTGTTATTGTACCTATTGCTCAGCATAAAGAAGGTGTGTTAGAAAAAGCAACAGAGTTACAAGGACGTATTCAGAAGGTTGCGCGTGTAAAAATAGATGCTAGCAATAAAACACCGGGCTGGAAATTTAATGAGTATGAAATGAAGGGAATTCCGATTCGATTAGAAGTTGGTCCAAAGGATATTGAAAAGAATCAAGTTGTACTTGTAAGAAGAGATACGAAAGAAAAAGAATTTATATCAATGGATCAATTAGAAGAACGCATTCCATCATTACTTGAGGAAATTCATCATTCTTTATTTAATAAAGCAAAAGTATTTCGCGATGAGAATACGTATAGTGTGACGAATTTCGAAGAGATGAAGAAAGCAGCTGATGAAAAGCAAGGATTTATTAAGGCGATGTGGTGTGGAGAACTAGCTTGTGAAGAGAAACTAAAAGAAGAAGTTGGAGTATCTTCACGCTGTATGCCTTTTGAACAAGAACATTTAGCTGGCGAATGTATTTGCTGTAGTAAAGAAGCAAAGCACATGGTCTATTGGGGAAAAGCGTATTAA
- a CDS encoding cell wall anchor protein: MTKIFILASTLSLSFFSGLNIGNAATENFHPITNAIVQNNDNLAEGNSKDNNKPPGNNDSQDDSGSDGNGSGGNGSGGNGSDGSGSGGNGSGGNGSGGNGSGGNGSGGSGSGGSGSGGSGSGGSGSGGSGSGGNGSDGSGSGGNGSGGNGSGGNGSGGNGSGGNGSGGNGSGGSGSGGSGSGGSGSGGSGSGGNGSDGSGSGGHGSGGSGSGSGGNGSGGHGSGGNGSDGSGSGGNGSGGSGSGGHGSGGNGSGGSGSSSGGNGSGGHGSGGNGSDGSGSGGNGSGGHGSGGNGSDGSGSGGNGSGGHGSGGNGSDGNRVKGDSSSQDGKGSQEGNRVKGDSSSQGGNVKDNATKQGDKLPNTAAHYPASILMGLSTFLIGMLLFIRRKNAK, encoded by the coding sequence ATGACAAAAATCTTCATTTTAGCATCAACACTTTCTTTATCCTTTTTTAGCGGCTTAAATATTGGTAATGCTGCAACTGAAAATTTCCACCCAATAACAAACGCTATTGTACAAAATAACGATAATTTAGCAGAAGGTAATTCAAAAGATAATAATAAACCTCCAGGAAACAATGATTCTCAGGACGATAGTGGTTCTGACGGAAACGGTTCTGGTGGCAATGGTTCTGGTGGCAACGGTTCTGACGGCAGTGGTTCTGGTGGCAACGGTTCTGGTGGCAATGGTTCTGGTGGCAACGGCTCTGGTGGCAATGGTTCTGGTGGCAGTGGTTCTGGTGGCAGTGGTTCTGGTGGCAGTGGTTCTGGTGGCAGTGGTTCTGGCGGCAGTGGCTCTGGTGGCAACGGTTCTGACGGCAGTGGTTCTGGTGGCAATGGTTCTGGTGGCAACGGTTCTGGTGGCAATGGTTCTGGTGGCAACGGTTCTGGTGGCAATGGTTCTGGTGGCAATGGTTCTGGTGGCAGTGGTTCTGGTGGCAGTGGTTCTGGTGGCAGTGGTTCTGGCGGCAGTGGCTCTGGTGGCAACGGTTCTGACGGCAGTGGTTCTGGCGGACATGGTTCTGGCGGTAGTGGTTCTGGTTCTGGTGGCAACGGTTCTGGTGGACATGGCTCTGGTGGCAACGGCTCTGATGGCAGTGGTTCTGGTGGCAACGGTTCTGGCGGCAGTGGTTCTGGCGGACATGGCTCTGGTGGCAACGGCTCTGGCGGTAGTGGTTCTAGTTCTGGTGGCAACGGTTCTGGTGGACATGGCTCTGGTGGCAACGGCTCTGATGGCAGTGGTTCTGGTGGCAACGGTTCTGGCGGACATGGCTCTGGTGGCAACGGCTCTGATGGCAGTGGTTCTGGTGGCAACGGTTCTGGCGGACATGGCTCTGGTGGCAACGGCTCTGATGGTAATCGAGTTAAGGGCGATAGTAGTTCGCAAGATGGAAAAGGCTCTCAAGAGGGCAATCGAGTTAAAGGCGATAGCAGTTCACAAGGTGGTAACGTAAAAGATAATGCGACAAAACAAGGTGATAAGTTACCTAATACTGCAGCGCATTATCCTGCATCTATTTTAATGGGACTTTCAACATTCCTAATTGGTATGTTATTGTTTATTCGCCGTAAAAATGCAAAATAA
- a CDS encoding YesK-like family protein, which produces MDWLDGFGIFYIIGGVTILLVFFMSYLLKKRFPDKQFDIIFALSLVLLCLAFFPVTMIAIGGWEGMGYGFICFFVLIGTLIGMVAHQLVKIVRKSYV; this is translated from the coding sequence ATGGATTGGCTAGATGGATTTGGTATCTTTTACATCATTGGTGGGGTCACGATTCTCCTTGTATTTTTTATGTCATATTTACTAAAGAAACGTTTTCCAGACAAACAGTTTGATATTATATTTGCACTTAGTTTAGTACTTCTTTGTTTAGCTTTCTTTCCTGTAACAATGATCGCTATTGGTGGATGGGAAGGAATGGGATACGGGTTTATTTGTTTCTTCGTTTTAATTGGTACACTAATTGGTATGGTGGCTCATCAACTTGTAAAAATAGTTCGGAAAAGTTATGTATAA
- a CDS encoding TerC family protein yields MSILQGILDTYAQFFDLDMWIKVLQDPVSWGLIGTLVVLEGLLSADNALVLAVMVKHLPEEKRKKALFYGLIGAYVFRFIAIGIGMFLIKLAWVKVLGALYLAWLSIKYFIDKRKGTSEEEEAHGMNQNGILFRMFGVFWGTVAMVELMDIAFSVDSVLAAFGVSNEVWILLLGGMLGILMMRGIAGVFLKLLERIPELETTAYILILIIAAKMLLSVIHIEVSHTLFFIILVIAFGATFILHYMKNSGQAKEEVAATKNEHK; encoded by the coding sequence ATGAGTATTTTGCAAGGAATCCTTGATACGTATGCTCAGTTTTTCGACTTGGACATGTGGATTAAAGTGTTACAAGATCCAGTATCTTGGGGGTTAATAGGTACACTTGTTGTACTTGAAGGGTTATTATCTGCTGACAATGCACTTGTGTTAGCGGTAATGGTAAAACATCTCCCAGAAGAAAAACGAAAAAAAGCATTATTCTATGGACTTATTGGAGCTTATGTATTCCGTTTTATTGCAATTGGAATCGGAATGTTCTTAATTAAATTGGCATGGGTAAAAGTGTTAGGTGCGCTTTACTTAGCTTGGCTATCAATTAAATATTTCATTGATAAAAGAAAAGGCACTTCAGAAGAAGAGGAAGCCCATGGTATGAACCAAAATGGTATTCTCTTCAGAATGTTCGGTGTTTTCTGGGGAACGGTTGCGATGGTTGAATTAATGGATATCGCATTCTCTGTAGATAGTGTACTTGCTGCATTTGGTGTATCGAATGAAGTATGGATTTTACTATTAGGTGGAATGCTCGGTATTTTAATGATGCGCGGTATCGCTGGCGTATTCTTAAAATTGTTAGAGCGTATTCCAGAACTTGAAACGACAGCATATATTTTAATCTTAATTATTGCAGCAAAGATGCTACTGTCTGTCATTCATATTGAAGTAAGTCATACGCTGTTCTTTATTATTTTAGTTATAGCGTTTGGAGCAACATTTATACTTCACTACATGAAGAATTCTGGACAAGCTAAAGAAGAAGTTGCAGCTACTAAAAATGAACATAAATAA
- a CDS encoding ROK family protein, with amino-acid sequence MKEYIAFDIGGTQIKYGIVSEIGVVLMHKKVPTEIHLGGEQIVQKLIYLSKKLMTEHTISGIGISTAGIVDIDKGVITGGVDHIPRYANISIVERLQEVLKVPVSIENDVNCAALGEKWKGTGRGESDFIMLTLGTGIGGAIVINGELYRGHSFGAGEWGNMLIEGNTFEEVASISGLIHLVRRYKGEKEWDGKIIFELYDKGDSAVTQAVKIFFKHLAIGISNLAYIFNPKMIIIGGGITERGDDFLNEVKEEIGIYLNQDIYSNCEIKLAQSGNSAGMIGAIYHFLHHHK; translated from the coding sequence ATGAAAGAATATATTGCATTTGATATTGGTGGTACGCAAATTAAATATGGAATTGTTTCAGAAATAGGGGTAGTACTAATGCATAAAAAAGTCCCAACAGAAATTCACTTGGGCGGGGAACAAATTGTTCAAAAGCTTATATATTTATCAAAAAAGTTAATGACTGAACATACTATTTCCGGAATTGGTATTAGTACAGCGGGAATTGTTGATATTGATAAAGGAGTTATAACGGGAGGTGTGGATCATATTCCGCGTTATGCTAATATTTCTATTGTTGAGAGATTACAAGAAGTATTAAAGGTTCCTGTATCTATTGAAAATGATGTTAATTGTGCAGCCTTAGGCGAGAAATGGAAAGGTACAGGGAGGGGAGAAAGCGATTTTATTATGCTTACGCTTGGAACGGGCATTGGTGGAGCAATTGTTATAAATGGGGAATTATACCGTGGACATTCGTTTGGCGCTGGGGAATGGGGGAACATGTTAATAGAAGGGAATACTTTTGAGGAGGTTGCCTCAATTTCGGGATTAATTCATCTTGTACGAAGATATAAAGGTGAAAAGGAGTGGGATGGTAAAATAATTTTCGAATTATATGATAAGGGTGATAGCGCTGTTACTCAAGCCGTGAAGATTTTCTTTAAACATTTGGCGATTGGAATTAGTAACCTTGCTTATATTTTTAATCCGAAAATGATTATTATTGGTGGGGGAATTACTGAAAGAGGAGATGATTTCTTAAATGAAGTGAAGGAAGAGATAGGAATATACTTAAATCAAGATATTTATAGTAATTGTGAGATTAAACTTGCGCAAAGTGGCAATTCTGCAGGAATGATTGGTGCCATTTACCACTTCTTACATCATCATAAGTAA
- a CDS encoding TerD family protein produces the protein MASISLKKGQKVDLTKTNPGLSKVLVGLGWDTNRYDGQNDFDLDVSIFLVGANGKVSGAEDFVFYNNPKGANGAVEHLGDNRTGEGEGDDETIKIDLKNVPAHIERICFTITIYDGEGRSQNFGQVSNSFVRILDEEKNAELIRYDLGEDFSIETAVVVSELYRHAGEWKFNAIGSGFQGGLGSLCNNFGLDVE, from the coding sequence ATGGCATCAATTTCATTGAAAAAAGGACAAAAGGTAGACTTAACAAAAACAAATCCAGGTCTTTCGAAAGTTCTTGTAGGACTTGGTTGGGATACGAATCGTTATGACGGACAAAACGATTTCGATTTAGATGTTAGTATTTTCTTAGTAGGTGCTAACGGTAAAGTTTCAGGAGCAGAGGATTTCGTCTTCTATAATAATCCAAAGGGTGCAAATGGTGCTGTAGAGCATTTAGGAGATAACCGTACAGGTGAAGGTGAAGGCGACGATGAAACAATTAAAATAGACTTGAAAAATGTTCCTGCACATATCGAACGTATTTGCTTCACAATCACAATTTATGATGGAGAAGGCCGTAGCCAAAACTTCGGACAAGTTTCTAACTCTTTCGTACGCATTCTGGATGAAGAAAAGAATGCAGAATTAATTCGTTACGATTTAGGAGAAGATTTCTCTATTGAAACAGCTGTAGTAGTAAGCGAATTATACCGTCACGCAGGTGAGTGGAAATTCAATGCAATCGGAAGTGGATTCCAAGGTGGATTAGGTTCTCTATGTAATAACTTTGGTTTAGATGTAGAGTAA
- a CDS encoding YceG family protein, which translates to MFSRFTLQPCALKDESDLKQFEAILEKRPQYELTENEMKFSYIASRILGVPNDVDEYFNGLFDYSEAKGIEVLHEQNLNKVIDPEKLRHIQEVFALHQEAPNGLTVNRLVAHLSGKQLLPQVDNPDLQHYIHTTFISILKLYEKQHNQSLKTEGFRRFLIDMIKLSENYVAKWFSTINYKKQMPRIVWYGDATESRIYFLYFLIMLGCDVLYYHPEGKDGFESVDEEGRTFVVFHSGRISLEPFPDRRRERVATVAYQASKEIEQVLHHDNSLLYKPWQFRSYTPVARTLKTTYDELFLITKEKAFVRPTFFVENKHIYIPSLFAKISGVSKNDKEYFQRLKAVTSFDNSFLINTFPFTKEQKANFQYHYRDALDRGGKLHPDLIMNSHWWPHKRLPEGLQHGIAEAIIHTCESAMCKPIAKETKQDVALYVFAQLSQIPPNILEQLEKFDYSQEVPKIVIFNNEKSGELSRSDAVLLLFLNQIGVDVFHFNPTGRNDIEPYIESGAFDSHWLEEVNFDLEFHGSSAYKNLSQTIKGLFRPFL; encoded by the coding sequence GTGTTTTCACGTTTTACACTTCAACCATGTGCATTAAAAGATGAATCAGATTTAAAGCAATTTGAAGCGATTTTAGAGAAACGCCCACAATATGAACTGACAGAGAATGAGATGAAATTTAGTTACATAGCAAGTCGCATTCTTGGTGTTCCTAATGATGTAGATGAATATTTCAATGGGCTATTTGATTATAGTGAAGCAAAAGGAATCGAAGTTTTGCATGAACAAAATTTAAATAAGGTGATTGATCCCGAAAAACTGCGCCATATTCAAGAAGTTTTTGCATTACATCAAGAAGCGCCGAATGGACTTACAGTAAATAGGCTTGTAGCACATTTGTCTGGGAAACAACTATTACCGCAAGTAGACAATCCTGATTTACAGCATTATATACATACGACGTTTATTTCTATCTTGAAATTGTATGAGAAACAACATAATCAATCTTTAAAAACAGAAGGATTCCGGCGTTTCTTAATTGATATGATTAAATTAAGTGAAAATTACGTAGCGAAATGGTTCTCTACCATTAATTATAAGAAACAAATGCCGCGTATCGTTTGGTACGGTGATGCGACGGAGAGTCGTATATATTTCTTATACTTTCTTATTATGCTCGGCTGCGATGTGCTTTATTATCACCCAGAAGGAAAAGATGGATTTGAGAGTGTAGATGAGGAAGGAAGGACTTTTGTCGTATTTCATTCGGGCCGTATTTCATTGGAACCATTTCCTGATCGGCGTCGTGAACGCGTCGCAACAGTAGCTTATCAAGCTTCAAAAGAAATCGAGCAAGTACTTCACCACGATAATTCATTATTATACAAACCGTGGCAATTCCGTTCGTATACACCTGTAGCCCGTACGCTCAAAACGACGTACGATGAACTCTTTTTAATTACGAAAGAAAAGGCATTTGTACGTCCAACATTCTTTGTTGAAAATAAGCATATTTATATTCCTTCTTTATTTGCAAAAATATCAGGCGTTTCAAAGAATGATAAAGAATATTTTCAGCGATTAAAGGCTGTTACATCATTTGATAACAGTTTCTTAATTAATACATTCCCGTTTACGAAAGAACAAAAAGCGAATTTCCAATATCATTATCGAGATGCATTGGACCGCGGGGGGAAGTTACATCCGGATTTAATTATGAACAGCCATTGGTGGCCACATAAGCGTTTACCAGAAGGATTACAACATGGTATTGCAGAAGCAATCATCCATACGTGTGAAAGTGCAATGTGTAAACCAATTGCGAAAGAGACGAAACAAGATGTAGCACTGTATGTTTTCGCACAGCTTTCTCAAATACCACCGAATATTTTAGAGCAGCTTGAGAAATTTGATTATTCGCAAGAAGTACCGAAAATTGTTATATTTAATAATGAGAAGAGCGGAGAATTAAGTCGTTCTGATGCTGTGTTATTACTATTTTTAAATCAAATTGGAGTAGATGTATTCCACTTTAATCCAACGGGGAGAAACGATATTGAACCGTATATTGAATCAGGAGCATTTGATTCACATTGGCTTGAAGAAGTTAATTTCGATCTTGAATTTCATGGTTCATCAGCCTATAAAAATTTATCACAAACAATAAAAGGACTATTTCGTCCATTTTTATAA
- a CDS encoding TerD family protein, giving the protein MVIQLQKGQKIDLAKTSPGLSRAVIGLGWDIKSYDGGSDFDLDASAFLLDVNGKCTKETDFIFYNNLQSPCESVLHTGDNRTGEGDGDDEQLVVDLKKVPADVHKIAITVTIYDGEGRNQNFGQVANAFVRLANEETNEEVLRFDLGEDFSIETAVVFCELYRHNGQWKFSAVGSGFQGGLGALVKAYGLDA; this is encoded by the coding sequence ATGGTTATTCAATTGCAAAAAGGACAGAAAATTGATTTAGCTAAAACAAGCCCAGGTTTATCAAGAGCAGTAATTGGTCTTGGATGGGATATTAAATCTTATGATGGTGGATCTGATTTCGATTTGGATGCATCTGCCTTTTTATTAGATGTGAACGGGAAATGTACGAAGGAAACTGATTTTATTTTCTATAATAATTTACAGTCTCCTTGTGAATCAGTTTTACATACAGGAGATAACCGTACAGGTGAAGGTGACGGTGATGATGAGCAACTTGTTGTCGACTTGAAAAAGGTTCCAGCAGATGTTCATAAAATTGCTATTACAGTTACAATTTATGATGGTGAAGGCCGTAATCAAAACTTTGGACAGGTTGCAAATGCATTCGTTCGTTTAGCAAATGAAGAAACAAACGAAGAAGTTCTTCGTTTTGATTTAGGGGAAGATTTCTCCATTGAAACAGCAGTTGTCTTTTGTGAATTATATCGTCATAATGGACAGTGGAAGTTTAGTGCAGTAGGAAGCGGATTCCAAGGTGGATTAGGTGCGCTTGTAAAAGCGTATGGCTTGGATGCATAA
- a CDS encoding toxic anion resistance protein → MNNPVVLDSKTELNEQTAQDVRLQLRQDAEVQRIYNAVDIKDQLELIELGKEPSMEISRFADQILHTMSLSKVEDSGELLKQLGKIMDRFDSKDFAEEKSGFFSRMFKKADKMIEQIFSKYQTMGREMDKVYVEITKYQDEMKKSIGTLDGLYEQNLKYYLDLEKYVVAGEMLLERLNTELVPMYEERIRNNDQLAGIELESLKNSVEILEQRIDDLEKARMVALLTAPQIRMIQRGNNKLIGKINTAFITTIPIFKNGIIQAVNAKRQKLVADSMAELDRRTNELLKKNAQNIATQSVEVARLSGSSSIKMETLEETWNIISRGMQETQQIEEQNKREREESRKRMATLTENIKKELQG, encoded by the coding sequence ATGAATAACCCAGTCGTACTAGATTCGAAAACAGAATTGAATGAGCAAACCGCACAAGATGTTCGCTTGCAACTTAGACAAGATGCTGAAGTACAACGTATTTATAATGCAGTAGACATTAAAGACCAATTAGAATTAATCGAGCTTGGAAAAGAGCCTTCTATGGAGATTTCACGTTTCGCTGATCAAATTTTACATACAATGTCTTTATCGAAAGTAGAAGACTCTGGTGAATTATTAAAACAGCTTGGTAAAATTATGGACAGATTTGATAGTAAAGACTTTGCTGAAGAGAAAAGTGGTTTCTTCTCACGTATGTTCAAAAAAGCAGATAAAATGATTGAACAAATCTTTAGTAAGTATCAGACGATGGGTCGCGAAATGGATAAAGTATACGTAGAAATTACGAAGTATCAAGATGAAATGAAAAAATCAATTGGTACGTTAGATGGTTTATATGAGCAAAACTTAAAGTATTATTTAGACTTAGAAAAATACGTAGTAGCAGGTGAAATGTTATTAGAGCGTTTAAATACAGAGTTAGTTCCGATGTACGAAGAACGCATACGTAATAATGATCAGTTAGCAGGTATTGAATTAGAATCGCTTAAAAACTCTGTCGAAATTTTAGAACAACGTATTGATGATTTAGAAAAGGCACGTATGGTTGCTCTATTAACAGCGCCACAAATTCGTATGATTCAACGCGGTAACAATAAATTAATCGGTAAAATCAATACAGCATTTATTACAACGATTCCTATTTTTAAAAATGGTATCATTCAAGCGGTAAATGCGAAACGTCAAAAACTTGTTGCGGACTCTATGGCTGAACTTGATCGCCGTACAAATGAATTACTTAAGAAAAATGCACAAAATATTGCAACTCAAAGTGTGGAAGTAGCGAGATTATCAGGTTCTTCTAGTATTAAGATGGAAACACTTGAGGAAACTTGGAACATTATTTCAAGAGGTATGCAAGAAACACAACAAATTGAAGAGCAAAATAAACGTGAGCGTGAAGAAAGTCGTAAGCGTATGGCTACATTAACAGAGAACATCAAAAAAGAATTACAAGGATAA